Proteins co-encoded in one Pseudomonas fluorescens genomic window:
- a CDS encoding BatD family protein, with protein sequence MTRFAALLLPLLICTATAQAAELTASVDRSRLNSGETVELTLESNDVTQFGKPDLTPLEPLFEVRGTRQVNQLNTLNNENRATTRWIITLLPKQNGSVEIPSLKLGETQSQPITVQVVESDVHEEKNVLDPVFIESSLDQSSVYVQAQAVLTLRIYHSVSLYDDSSVTPLQINDARVEQLGDTRTYEKDINGVRHGVIEMRYAIFPQHSGLLTITPQTFSATRVDTQPAKDANAQGPKPGKVLRVTSTEIPLTVKPKPLTYPADAPWLPARSLSLSESWNPEPDHTQVGDSLTRSLTLKVEGLAGSQLPALPATEANGLRRYPDQPVLNNQSSERGLIGSREEREALVPSRSGSIELPTVDVVWWNTFEDHLEHTSLPARTLQVVNNPSLQVDTPAGSAQSFNTTDSEALWWWKLSTLVLACTTLLGFGLWWRARWQPAILRAAQTGPSPRTLLDDIKRASQANDPHATRQALDAWARQQPETLADMAARFVPLSDALDGLNGALYSETGQHWQGEDLWRAIRTIPTAERVQDPVGDSGLPPLYPK encoded by the coding sequence ATGACCCGTTTCGCCGCCCTCTTGCTGCCCCTGCTGATCTGCACGGCCACCGCTCAGGCGGCCGAGCTGACGGCCAGTGTGGATCGCAGTCGCCTGAATTCCGGCGAGACGGTCGAACTCACCCTCGAATCCAACGATGTCACGCAGTTCGGCAAACCGGACCTGACCCCGCTCGAACCGCTGTTCGAAGTGCGCGGCACGCGTCAGGTCAACCAGTTGAACACGCTCAACAACGAGAACCGCGCCACCACGCGCTGGATCATCACCCTGTTGCCGAAACAGAATGGCAGCGTTGAAATTCCATCATTGAAACTGGGCGAAACCCAGAGCCAGCCAATCACCGTGCAGGTGGTCGAAAGCGACGTCCACGAAGAAAAGAATGTGCTTGATCCGGTGTTCATCGAGTCCAGCCTCGACCAGAGCAGCGTCTATGTGCAGGCCCAGGCCGTCCTGACCCTGCGCATCTACCATTCGGTGTCGCTGTACGACGACAGCAGCGTCACCCCGTTGCAGATCAACGATGCACGAGTCGAACAGCTGGGCGATACGCGCACCTACGAAAAAGACATCAACGGCGTGCGGCATGGCGTGATCGAAATGCGCTATGCGATCTTCCCGCAACACAGCGGCTTGCTGACCATCACCCCGCAGACGTTCAGCGCCACACGGGTGGACACTCAGCCTGCCAAAGACGCCAACGCACAGGGGCCGAAACCAGGCAAAGTGTTGCGAGTGACGTCTACGGAAATCCCGCTGACGGTCAAACCCAAACCGCTCACTTATCCGGCCGATGCGCCGTGGCTGCCGGCCCGCAGCCTGAGCCTGAGCGAGAGCTGGAACCCGGAACCGGATCACACCCAGGTCGGGGACTCCCTGACACGCAGCCTGACTCTCAAGGTCGAAGGCCTGGCCGGCTCGCAACTGCCCGCCCTGCCCGCCACCGAGGCCAACGGTCTGCGTCGCTACCCGGACCAACCGGTGCTGAACAATCAAAGCAGCGAGCGTGGCCTGATCGGCAGCCGTGAAGAACGCGAGGCACTGGTGCCGAGCCGCAGCGGTTCGATCGAACTGCCGACCGTGGATGTGGTGTGGTGGAACACCTTTGAAGATCATCTGGAACACACGAGCCTGCCAGCGCGCACCCTGCAAGTGGTGAACAATCCGAGCCTGCAGGTCGACACCCCGGCCGGCAGCGCGCAATCCTTCAACACCACCGACAGCGAAGCACTCTGGTGGTGGAAACTCAGCACGCTGGTTCTGGCGTGCACCACCCTGCTCGGCTTCGGTCTGTGGTGGCGCGCCCGCTGGCAACCGGCAATCCTTCGCGCCGCGCAAACCGGCCCGAGCCCGCGCACCCTGCTCGACGACATCAAACGCGCAAGCCAGGCCAACGACCCCCACGCCACCCGCCAGGCCCTCGACGCCTGGGCCCGTCAGCAGCCGGAGACTCTGGCGGATATGGCTGCGCGTTTTGTGCCGCTGTCGGATGCGCTCGATGGGCTGAACGGCGCGCTGTACAGCGAGACCGGGCAGCATTGGCAGGGAGAGGATCTGTGGCGGGCGATCCGCACGATTCCGACGGCGGAGCGGGTGCAGGATCCAGTTGGGGACAGTGGATTGCCGCCGCTTTATCCGAAGTAG
- a CDS encoding exonuclease SbcCD subunit D C-terminal domain-containing protein — MRLFHTSDWHLGQNLHGQERDFEHACFLEWLLRQLKLAQPDVLLIAGDIFDTVNPPVKAQERLYDFIVSAHEQQPLLTIVMIAGNHDSGSRIELPAPLMRRLRTHALGRVMWLDDGQLDAERLLLPLPNASGEIAAWCLALPFLRPAEVTGAHLGDNYLRGIGQVHEWLIEAANAKRQPGQALVAISHAHMAGGSVSEDSERSLIIGNAEALPASLFGSSISYVALGHLHKPQKVNGEERIRYSGSPIPLSFSEISYQHQILDVVLDGETLVSVEPILIPRSVNLQRLGPAPLAQILLQLADLPNIDLLAETQRQPWLEVRVTLDEPQPDLRHQVESALQGKAVRLVRIAAEYAGNRGADGAEDGSVLIELDQLTPQQLFSRAWLDNYGSEVDEQTLKDFAELLQDVQMEGEQP, encoded by the coding sequence TTGCGTCTGTTTCACACCTCCGACTGGCACCTTGGGCAGAACCTGCACGGCCAGGAGCGCGATTTCGAGCACGCCTGTTTTCTCGAGTGGCTGCTGCGTCAATTGAAGCTGGCGCAGCCGGACGTGCTGCTGATTGCCGGCGACATCTTCGACACGGTCAATCCACCGGTCAAAGCCCAGGAACGCCTCTACGATTTCATCGTCAGCGCCCACGAACAGCAGCCGTTGCTGACCATCGTGATGATCGCCGGCAACCACGACTCCGGCTCGCGGATCGAACTGCCCGCGCCGTTGATGCGGCGTTTGCGCACCCATGCGTTGGGCCGGGTGATGTGGCTGGACGATGGCCAGCTCGATGCAGAACGTCTGTTGTTGCCGCTGCCGAATGCGTCCGGCGAGATCGCCGCGTGGTGCCTGGCGCTGCCGTTCCTGCGCCCGGCCGAGGTGACCGGCGCGCATTTGGGTGACAACTATCTGCGCGGCATTGGTCAGGTGCATGAATGGTTGATCGAAGCGGCCAACGCCAAGCGCCAGCCGGGCCAGGCGCTGGTTGCCATCAGTCATGCGCACATGGCCGGCGGTTCGGTGTCGGAAGACTCCGAACGCAGCCTGATCATCGGCAACGCCGAAGCCCTGCCCGCCAGCCTGTTCGGGTCGAGCATCAGTTATGTCGCGCTCGGGCATTTGCACAAGCCGCAGAAGGTCAACGGTGAAGAACGAATTCGCTACAGCGGCTCGCCGATCCCGTTATCGTTTTCGGAAATCAGTTATCAGCACCAGATTCTCGACGTCGTCCTGGACGGCGAAACCCTGGTCAGCGTCGAGCCGATACTGATCCCCCGTTCCGTCAATCTGCAACGCCTCGGCCCTGCGCCGCTGGCGCAAATCCTGCTGCAACTGGCCGATCTGCCGAACATCGATCTGCTGGCCGAAACCCAGCGCCAGCCATGGCTGGAAGTGCGCGTGACCCTCGACGAGCCGCAACCGGATCTGCGTCATCAGGTCGAAAGCGCTCTGCAAGGCAAGGCTGTGCGACTGGTACGAATCGCCGCCGAATACGCCGGCAACCGTGGCGCTGACGGCGCCGAGGACGGCAGTGTGTTGATCGAACTGGACCAGCTCACACCGCAGCAATTATTCAGCCGTGCCTGGCTCGACAATTACGGCAGCGAAGTCGACGAGCAAACCCTCAAGGACTTCGCCGAACTGCTGCAAGACGTACAAATGGAGGGCGAGCAGCCATGA
- a CDS encoding SbcC/MukB-like Walker B domain-containing protein, whose product MKILAIRLKNLASLAGPFEIDFTAEPLASAGLFAITGPTGAGKSTLLDALCLALFGAVPRLNNTGRDAKVPDADGEIATGDPRTLLRRGTGEGFAEVDFVGVDGRRYRARWEANRAREKAGGKLQASRQSLRDIDQDQLLASQKGEYKVQLEAALGLNFEQFTRAVLLAQSEFSAFLKADDNDRSELLEKLTDTALYTRLGRRAFDKTKEAREAHKQLQDQATGVTPLPPEARAELDERFNAAQQQLKLQQAQLKQLEQQHTWLKDLHLLQDARQAAAEQLQSAEHERQALAGERLRLTHLEQLAPQRHQFARKAEIDALLMPLTAQISSHTLQQGELTERQTQLEQDLGAAQIALTEAQKQQSESAPLLRQAFDEQSTLARLARDVASGTEAKQAAEQACTQGQSTIQALLDQQTQVAERLQRIAADLEQSTHLAPLSEAWNAYRDRLQQLMLIGNRLNKGESELANLEQNAARATEELATQKQQLEVLFKEAGAEPDAVAEQIGILGTLLQDNRKQLRAVEELTRLWASQQELDKRSAELQQRQLDAQQERERLTQDGVKTRSELTVAEQTLSVTRELLERQRLARSASVEELRAQLQDDQPCPVCGSNEHPYHQPQALLQSLGRHDESEQANAQQAVDQLKEKLTELRTSVGGVIAQQKELLQQQEQLAAQQLALTPSIEAHPLAAQLLNQDSDKRAAWLTRQNDQLNQSITQDEQRQTALLTLQQDAARLTQQLRHAETAHQQATQHLNNQQRELSADRQRLDEELAAFATLLPAETHEALRAEPAATFMQLDRQIAERLAQVDQQKEELAEQQQRQQTLEKEQDRQQSRVQQLQTAEQQLNALTAQQQASQEKLTQLLGDHTRAEHWQQQLEQAVEQARNAESTTTQALQSVRTQLVQMAAELKAQQERVLALETEERDLAGKIADWRARHPELDDGGLEDLLRIDDAQVGELRERLQRNEKALEHAKVLLQERDRQLLEHQAQHNGNLDAEQLAAALADLQNQCSASEQRCAELRAEQVEDQRRQNANSALAQQIADANAEYQRWARLNALIGSATGDTFRKIAQAYNLDLLVHHANVQLRQLVKRYRLKRGGSMLGLLVMDTEMGDELRSVHSLSGGETFLVSLALALGLASMASSTLKIESLFIDEGFGSLDPESLQLAMDALDGLQAQGRKVAVISHVQEMHERIPVQIQVQRQGNGLSTLEVK is encoded by the coding sequence ATGAAGATTCTCGCCATTCGCTTGAAAAACCTCGCTTCGCTGGCGGGCCCGTTCGAAATCGACTTCACCGCTGAACCGCTGGCCAGCGCCGGCCTGTTCGCCATCACCGGCCCCACCGGCGCCGGCAAAAGCACCTTGCTCGATGCCCTGTGCCTGGCGCTGTTCGGCGCCGTGCCGCGTCTGAACAACACCGGGCGTGACGCCAAGGTGCCGGACGCCGACGGTGAAATCGCCACCGGCGACCCGCGCACCCTGCTGCGTCGTGGTACGGGCGAAGGTTTTGCCGAGGTGGATTTTGTCGGCGTCGATGGCCGCCGCTACCGCGCACGCTGGGAAGCCAACCGCGCCCGGGAAAAGGCCGGCGGCAAGTTGCAGGCCAGCCGTCAGAGCCTGCGCGACATCGATCAGGATCAACTGCTCGCCAGCCAGAAAGGCGAGTACAAGGTTCAGCTCGAAGCCGCGCTGGGCCTGAACTTCGAACAGTTCACCCGCGCCGTGCTGCTGGCCCAGAGCGAGTTCAGCGCCTTTCTCAAGGCCGACGACAACGACCGCAGCGAACTGCTGGAAAAACTCACCGACACCGCGCTCTACACCCGCCTCGGCCGTCGCGCGTTCGACAAGACCAAAGAGGCTCGCGAGGCCCACAAGCAGTTGCAGGATCAGGCCACCGGTGTGACCCCGCTGCCGCCCGAAGCCCGCGCCGAACTCGACGAGCGCTTCAACGCTGCCCAACAGCAATTGAAGTTGCAGCAGGCCCAGCTCAAACAGCTTGAGCAACAACACACCTGGCTCAAGGATCTGCACCTGTTGCAGGACGCCCGACAAGCGGCGGCCGAGCAGTTGCAGAGCGCTGAACACGAACGCCAAGCGCTGGCCGGCGAACGCCTGCGACTGACGCACCTTGAACAGCTCGCCCCGCAACGGCATCAGTTTGCGCGCAAGGCTGAAATCGATGCCTTGCTGATGCCGCTGACGGCGCAGATCAGCTCACATACGCTGCAACAAGGCGAGCTGACTGAGCGCCAGACGCAACTTGAACAAGACCTCGGTGCTGCACAAATCGCCCTGACCGAAGCGCAGAAGCAACAGAGCGAAAGTGCACCGTTGCTGCGTCAGGCTTTCGATGAGCAAAGCACCCTCGCCCGTCTGGCCAGGGATGTCGCCTCCGGCACTGAAGCCAAGCAGGCCGCCGAACAGGCCTGCACCCAGGGCCAGAGCACAATCCAGGCCCTGCTCGATCAGCAAACGCAGGTCGCCGAGCGCCTGCAACGAATCGCCGCCGATCTGGAGCAAAGCACTCATCTGGCACCGTTGAGCGAAGCCTGGAATGCCTACCGCGACCGCTTGCAGCAATTGATGCTGATTGGCAACCGGCTGAACAAGGGCGAAAGCGAACTGGCGAATCTCGAACAGAACGCCGCCCGTGCCACCGAAGAACTGGCCACACAAAAGCAGCAACTCGAAGTGCTGTTCAAGGAGGCCGGCGCCGAGCCGGATGCCGTCGCCGAGCAGATCGGCATCCTCGGCACTCTGTTGCAGGACAACCGCAAACAGCTGCGCGCCGTCGAAGAGCTGACGCGCCTTTGGGCCAGTCAACAGGAGCTGGACAAACGCAGTGCCGAGTTGCAACAGCGTCAGCTCGATGCGCAACAGGAGCGCGAGCGCCTGACTCAGGACGGGGTGAAAACCAGGTCCGAACTGACGGTCGCCGAGCAAACCCTCAGCGTCACTCGTGAGTTGCTCGAACGCCAGCGTCTGGCCCGCAGCGCCAGTGTCGAAGAGCTGCGCGCGCAATTGCAGGACGACCAGCCGTGCCCGGTGTGCGGCAGCAACGAACATCCGTATCACCAGCCGCAAGCCCTGCTGCAGAGCCTCGGCCGTCACGATGAAAGCGAGCAGGCCAACGCGCAGCAAGCGGTCGATCAACTGAAGGAAAAACTCACCGAACTGCGTACCAGTGTCGGTGGTGTCATTGCTCAACAAAAAGAGTTGCTGCAACAGCAGGAACAACTGGCGGCACAACAGCTGGCGCTGACGCCGAGCATCGAGGCTCATCCGCTGGCAGCGCAGTTGCTCAATCAGGACAGCGACAAACGCGCTGCCTGGCTGACTCGCCAGAACGATCAGCTGAACCAGAGCATCACCCAGGACGAACAGCGCCAGACCGCCTTGCTCACACTGCAACAGGACGCGGCGCGCCTGACCCAGCAATTGCGTCACGCCGAAACCGCGCATCAGCAAGCAACCCAGCACCTGAACAATCAGCAGCGCGAGTTGAGCGCTGACCGGCAGCGTCTGGACGAAGAACTGGCAGCCTTCGCCACGCTGCTGCCCGCCGAGACTCACGAAGCCCTGCGCGCCGAACCGGCCGCGACCTTCATGCAACTCGACCGGCAGATCGCCGAGCGTCTGGCGCAAGTCGATCAGCAAAAGGAAGAGCTGGCCGAACAGCAACAACGCCAGCAGACGCTTGAAAAGGAACAGGATCGTCAGCAAAGCCGCGTGCAGCAACTGCAAACCGCTGAGCAACAGCTCAACGCACTGACCGCTCAGCAACAGGCCAGCCAAGAGAAACTCACGCAGTTGCTGGGCGATCACACCCGCGCCGAACACTGGCAGCAGCAACTGGAACAGGCTGTGGAACAGGCACGCAACGCCGAATCCACCACGACTCAGGCGCTGCAAAGTGTACGCACGCAGCTTGTGCAAATGGCCGCCGAGCTCAAGGCGCAGCAGGAACGCGTGCTAGCGCTGGAAACCGAAGAGCGTGATCTGGCCGGCAAGATTGCCGACTGGCGCGCTCGCCACCCGGAACTGGATGACGGCGGCCTGGAAGATCTGTTGCGGATCGATGACGCGCAGGTCGGCGAGCTGCGCGAGCGTTTGCAGCGCAACGAAAAGGCCCTGGAACATGCCAAAGTGCTGTTGCAGGAACGTGATCGCCAGTTGCTCGAACATCAGGCGCAGCACAACGGCAACCTCGACGCCGAACAACTCGCCGCGGCCCTCGCCGACTTGCAGAACCAGTGCAGCGCGAGCGAACAGCGCTGCGCCGAACTGCGTGCCGAGCAAGTCGAAGATCAGCGCCGGCAGAACGCCAACTCCGCGCTGGCGCAGCAGATCGCCGACGCCAATGCCGAGTATCAACGCTGGGCACGACTCAATGCACTGATCGGCTCGGCCACCGGCGACACCTTCCGCAAGATCGCCCAGGCCTACAACCTCGACCTGCTGGTGCATCACGCCAACGTGCAGCTGCGGCAACTGGTCAAGCGCTATCGCCTCAAGCGCGGCGGCAGCATGCTGGGTCTGCTGGTGATGGACACGGAAATGGGCGACGAACTGCGCTCGGTGCATTCCCTTTCCGGCGGCGAAACCTTCCTGGTGTCGCTGGCCCTCGCACTGGGTCTGGCCTCGATGGCGTCGAGCACGCTGAAGATCGAATCGCTGTTCATCGACGAAGGTTTCGGCAGCCTCGATCCGGAATCCCTGCAACTGGCCATGGACGCCCTCGACGGTTTGCAGGCTCAGGGCCGCAAGGTCGCGGTGATTTCCCACGTGCAGGAAATGCATGAGCGGATTCCGGTACAGATTCAGGTGCAGCGCCAGGGCAATGGTTTGAGCACGCTGGAGGTGAAATGA
- a CDS encoding glutathione S-transferase codes for MNTLYSFRRCPYAMRARMALRYSGVPVEIVEVSLKAKPAEMLAISPKGTVPVLDAGGQVIDESLEIMRWALAQNDPDDWLLGGDSRTAELIEANDQVFKVHLNRYKYAERYPEQPMEVYRAEGALFLQKLDELLEGRDYLLAGHPSLADIALLPFVRQFAHVDRDWFATTPYERLQAWLQRFLESDLFTAIMKK; via the coding sequence ATGAACACGCTGTATTCCTTCCGCCGCTGCCCGTACGCGATGCGGGCGCGGATGGCCCTGCGGTATTCGGGCGTGCCGGTTGAGATCGTCGAAGTCAGCCTCAAGGCCAAACCGGCGGAGATGCTGGCGATCTCGCCCAAGGGCACGGTGCCGGTGCTGGATGCGGGCGGTCAGGTGATCGATGAGAGCCTGGAAATCATGCGCTGGGCGCTGGCGCAGAATGATCCGGATGACTGGTTGCTGGGTGGCGATTCAAGGACTGCCGAGTTGATCGAAGCCAACGATCAAGTGTTCAAGGTTCACCTGAATCGCTACAAGTACGCCGAGCGCTACCCGGAACAGCCGATGGAAGTTTATCGGGCGGAAGGTGCTCTGTTCTTGCAGAAACTGGATGAGTTGCTCGAGGGTCGCGATTACTTGCTGGCCGGGCATCCGAGCCTGGCCGATATCGCGCTGTTGCCGTTCGTTCGCCAGTTCGCCCATGTTGATCGTGACTGGTTTGCGACAACGCCTTATGAGCGATTGCAGGCGTGGTTACAGCGCTTTCTTGAGTCGGATCTGTTTACCGCCATCATGAAAAAGTAA
- a CDS encoding lactonase family protein, which produces MNMRKFWPLLMAGSVGAMGLSSASAESFQLLVGSYTAGTSQGIYRMNFDSATGQIDAKPLQVIKSENPSWLTLSKDQHRLFVVNENGPGQKDPVGRVSSYSIDPKTHALTLINQVQSLGNEPTHSSLSGDASHLFVSNYSVVEDPGGTLAVLPVGSDGKLKPVVQMSAHPASRVNPERQASNHVHSTISSPDGRYVFSADLGADKVFIYQFDPKANADLPLTPAKTASVQLPAGSGPRHLLFSADGKHAWLTMEMSAQVAVFDYKDGVLTQTQMVDLAAGQPTSDKAAAALHASADGKFLYVSNRGTANQLLVFAIDPASGQLKELQRRSVEGDHPREFSLDPSGKFLLIANQKSNQIVVVERDGKTGLLGKTVQKLPMDAPSDLKFLLRQ; this is translated from the coding sequence ATGAACATGCGTAAATTCTGGCCATTGCTGATGGCCGGCAGCGTCGGCGCGATGGGCCTTTCCAGCGCCTCGGCCGAGAGCTTCCAGTTGCTGGTCGGTTCCTACACTGCCGGCACCAGCCAGGGCATCTACCGGATGAACTTCGACAGCGCCACCGGCCAGATCGACGCCAAACCGCTGCAAGTGATCAAGAGCGAAAACCCGTCGTGGCTGACCCTGTCCAAGGATCAGCACCGGCTGTTCGTGGTCAACGAAAACGGTCCAGGCCAGAAAGACCCGGTCGGTCGCGTCAGCAGTTATTCGATCGATCCCAAGACCCACGCCCTGACCCTGATCAATCAGGTGCAGAGCCTGGGCAACGAGCCAACCCATTCGAGCCTCAGCGGCGACGCCAGTCATCTGTTCGTCAGCAACTACTCGGTGGTCGAGGACCCGGGCGGCACGCTCGCCGTGTTGCCGGTGGGCAGCGACGGCAAACTCAAACCGGTGGTGCAAATGAGCGCGCACCCGGCGAGTCGGGTCAACCCTGAGCGTCAGGCTTCGAACCACGTGCACTCGACGATTTCCTCGCCGGACGGTCGTTATGTGTTCTCCGCCGACTTGGGCGCGGACAAGGTCTTCATCTACCAGTTCGACCCGAAAGCCAATGCGGACCTGCCGCTGACTCCGGCGAAAACCGCCTCGGTGCAATTGCCAGCAGGCAGCGGGCCGCGTCATTTGCTGTTCAGCGCTGATGGCAAGCATGCCTGGCTGACCATGGAAATGAGCGCCCAGGTTGCCGTGTTCGATTACAAGGACGGCGTGCTGACCCAGACGCAAATGGTCGATCTGGCTGCCGGCCAGCCGACTTCGGACAAGGCCGCTGCTGCGTTGCATGCGTCTGCCGATGGCAAGTTTCTCTACGTCAGCAACCGTGGCACCGCCAATCAGTTGCTGGTGTTCGCCATCGACCCGGCCAGCGGCCAGCTCAAGGAATTGCAGCGACGCTCGGTGGAAGGTGATCACCCGCGTGAGTTCAGCCTCGATCCAAGCGGCAAATTCCTGCTGATTGCCAACCAGAAGAGCAACCAGATTGTCGTGGTCGAGCGCGACGGCAAGACCGGTCTGCTGGGCAAAACCGTGCAAAAACTGCCGATGGATGCGCCGAGCGACCTCAAGTTTCTGCTGCGTCAATAA
- a CDS encoding DUF5629 family protein, with translation MTAVTDTLLNALEHCGMVEIDGLHAFEFALDEDDNLHIECIDGREAKHWEFTPAQVAAATFDQDLQSWLIIGFASDTKTVGEHRLVCLGDVLSSADDEDETE, from the coding sequence ATGACTGCCGTAACCGACACCCTTCTCAACGCCCTCGAACACTGCGGTATGGTCGAAATCGACGGCCTGCACGCTTTCGAATTCGCCCTCGATGAAGACGACAACCTGCACATCGAATGCATCGATGGCCGGGAAGCCAAGCATTGGGAGTTCACCCCGGCTCAGGTGGCAGCGGCGACGTTTGATCAGGACCTGCAGAGCTGGTTGATCATCGGTTTTGCCAGCGACACCAAAACCGTTGGCGAACACCGTCTGGTCTGCCTCGGCGACGTACTCAGCAGCGCCGACGACGAGGATGAAACCGAATGA
- a CDS encoding aldehyde dehydrogenase (NADP(+)) — translation MTQILGHNYIGGRRSAAGSVKLHSIDATTGEALPHDFIQATEAEVDAAAKAAAAAYPTYRSLSAERRAQFLDAIADELDALGDDFVAVVCRETALPAGRIQGERGRTSGQMRLFAKVLRRGDFYGARIDLPLPDRQPLPRPDLRQYRIGLGPVAVFGASNFPLAFSTAGGDTASALAAGCPVVFKAHSGHMATAELVADAVIRAAEKTAMPGGVFNMIYGGGVGEWLVKHPAIQGVGFTGSLKGGRALCDMAAARPQPIPVFAEMSSINPVIVLPQALAVRSETVARDLTASVVQGCGQFCTNPGLVIGIRSPQFTAFVEQVAALIGDQPAQTMLNAGTLGSYGKGLEKLLAHPGIKHLAGNPQQGNQAQPQLFKADVSLLIDGDEVLQEEVFGPTTVIVEVADQAQLSAALHGLHGQLTATIIGEPADFALFPELTPLLEQKVGRILLNGYPTGVEVCDSMVHGGPYPATSDARGTSVGTLAIDRFLRPVCFQNYPDSLLPEPLKNGNPLRIQRLVDGKPSREAL, via the coding sequence ATGACTCAGATTCTCGGTCACAACTACATCGGCGGGCGTCGCAGCGCCGCCGGTAGCGTCAAACTGCACAGCATCGACGCCACGACGGGCGAGGCACTGCCCCACGATTTCATTCAGGCCACGGAAGCGGAAGTGGACGCTGCCGCCAAAGCCGCTGCGGCGGCGTATCCAACGTATCGCAGCCTCAGCGCCGAACGCCGCGCGCAGTTTCTCGATGCGATTGCCGATGAGCTGGATGCGCTGGGCGATGATTTCGTCGCCGTGGTCTGCCGCGAGACCGCACTGCCGGCCGGGCGGATTCAAGGTGAGAGAGGTCGCACCAGCGGCCAGATGCGCTTGTTCGCCAAAGTCCTTCGGCGCGGTGACTTCTATGGTGCGCGCATCGACCTGCCGCTGCCGGATCGTCAACCGTTGCCGCGTCCTGATCTGCGCCAATACCGCATTGGTCTCGGCCCGGTGGCGGTGTTCGGCGCGAGCAACTTTCCATTGGCATTTTCCACCGCCGGTGGCGACACAGCCTCGGCGCTGGCTGCCGGTTGTCCGGTGGTGTTCAAAGCTCACAGCGGCCATATGGCCACAGCCGAACTCGTGGCCGATGCGGTAATTCGTGCAGCAGAGAAAACCGCGATGCCGGGCGGTGTGTTCAACATGATTTATGGTGGCGGAGTGGGCGAATGGCTGGTCAAGCATCCTGCCATTCAAGGCGTCGGTTTTACGGGTTCGCTGAAGGGCGGACGGGCGCTGTGTGACATGGCCGCTGCTCGCCCTCAACCGATTCCGGTGTTCGCCGAGATGTCGAGCATCAATCCAGTGATCGTGTTGCCCCAGGCCCTGGCCGTGCGTTCGGAAACCGTCGCTCGCGATCTGACCGCGTCGGTGGTGCAGGGCTGCGGTCAGTTCTGTACCAACCCGGGTCTGGTGATCGGGATTCGCTCGCCACAGTTCACGGCGTTTGTTGAGCAAGTCGCCGCGCTGATCGGCGATCAACCGGCGCAAACCATGCTCAATGCCGGGACTCTCGGCAGCTACGGCAAGGGCCTGGAAAAGTTGTTGGCACACCCAGGCATCAAGCATCTGGCCGGCAATCCACAGCAGGGCAATCAGGCGCAGCCGCAGTTGTTCAAGGCCGATGTCAGCCTGTTGATCGATGGCGATGAAGTGCTTCAGGAAGAAGTGTTCGGCCCGACCACGGTGATCGTCGAAGTGGCCGATCAGGCGCAGTTGAGCGCTGCACTGCATGGCCTGCACGGGCAGCTCACGGCGACGATCATCGGCGAGCCGGCAGACTTCGCGCTGTTCCCGGAACTGACGCCGTTGCTGGAACAGAAGGTCGGGCGGATCCTGCTCAATGGCTACCCGACCGGGGTTGAAGTGTGCGATTCGATGGTTCACGGCGGGCCGTATCCGGCGACGTCCGATGCTCGCGGCACATCGGTCGGAACCCTGGCCATCGATCGTTTCCTGCGCCCCGTGTGCTTCCAGAACTACCCCGACAGTCTGCTGCCGGAACCGCTGAAAAACGGCAATCCGCTGCGCATTCAGCGGCTGGTGGACGGCAAGCCATCGCGCGAAGCCCTCTAA